One Aquarana catesbeiana isolate 2022-GZ linkage group LG04, ASM4218655v1, whole genome shotgun sequence genomic region harbors:
- the GPR87 gene encoding G-protein coupled receptor 87, with translation MDLPSHLPEDRKGEEYINMTDQNSNSTALTELLRIIFPVLYLVIFLASVMLNGLAVWIFFHIRNKTSFILYLKNIMVADLLMTVSFPFKIVHTSGIAPWHFNVYLCRYTSILFYTSMYISIIFLGLISIDRYLKVVKPFGSSKMYSIKFTKMVSICVWTAMFLFALPNVILTNAQPTRDIVSDCRKLKSPVGAKWHEATTYINMIMFFIVMVVLIVCYISISHHIQKSSKPFISCSGRTRRHNQSIRVVVAVFFVCFLPYHLCGLPFLFSQLDTVLNKDTYKILVYCKEATLFLSACNVCLDPIIYFFMCRSFSQRLFNRPSIRSRSESIKSLQSVRKSEVRIYCEYTEV, from the coding sequence AAGACAGAAAAGGTGAAGAATACATTAACATGACAGACCAAAACAGTAACTCTACAGCTCTCACAGAACTCTTAAGAATTATCTTTCCTGTCTTATACCTTGTCATATTCCTGGCAAGTGTCATGCTGAATGGTCTTGCTGTCTGGATTTTCTTCCACATAAGAAACAAGACTAGCTTCATTTTGTATCTCAAGAATATAATGGTTGCTGATCTGCTCATGACAGTGTCCTTTCCATTTAAAATCGTGCACACCTCTGGGATAGCTCCATGGCATTTCAATGTCTACCTTTGCCGCTACACCAGCATCTTGTTCTACACAAGTATGTACATTAGCATTATCTTCCTTGGGCTCATTAGCATCGACAGATACCTCAAAGTGGTGAAACCGTTTGGTAGTTCAAAAATGTACAGTATCAAGTTCACAAAGATGGTGTCTATATGTGTTTGGACGGCCATGTTCTTGTTTGCCTTGCCGAATGTTATCCTCACAAATGCACAACCAACCAGAGATATTGTCAGTGACTGCAGAAAACTCAAGAGCCCAGTTGGAGCTAAATGGCATGAAGCGACTACTTATATCAATATGATAATGTTCTTCATTGTGATGGTGGTGTTAATTGTATGTTACATTTCAATATCCCACCACATCCAAAAGTCCAGCAAGCCTTTTATCAGCTGTTCAGGCCGGACAAGAAGACACAATCAGAGCATACGAGTTGTTGTAGCTGTGTTTTTTGTATGTTTCTTGCCCTATCACCTTTGTGGGCTCCCCTTCCTCTTCAGCCAGCTGGATACCGTGTTGAATAAGGATACATACAAAATCTTAGTATACTGCAAGGAAGCCACTCTTTTTCTTTCAGCCTGCAATGTGTGTCTGGACCCCATCATCTATTTCTTCATGTGCAGATCCTTTTCTCAGAGGCTGTTCAACAGACCAAGCATCCGATCACGGAGTGAGAGTATAAAATCTCTACAGAGTGTGCGGAAATCAGAAGTACGGATATACTGTGAATATACCGAGGTGTGA